One region of Macadamia integrifolia cultivar HAES 741 chromosome 11, SCU_Mint_v3, whole genome shotgun sequence genomic DNA includes:
- the LOC122093375 gene encoding glycine-rich cell wall structural protein-like: MNTFLSGFMLALLFATTSLSAAGRPETGGAFSAQIKNTNSKGKGNTNSNKVGNGGGGGGDNGGVGSFFGPGGVGGFGIPGFSNGWDNGGVGGGYGAGYGGPGGGYSKGGVIRPTVVCKERGPCYKKKLTCPAKCFTSYSHSGKNGGSGGGGGGCTIDCKKKCTAYC, encoded by the coding sequence ATGAATACTTTCTTAAGCGGATTTATGCTTGCGCTTCTGTTTGCTACCACCTCCCTCTCCGCTGCTGGTCGCCCAGAAACCGGTGGAGCTTTTAGTGCCCAAATAAAGAACACCAACAGTAAAGGCAAGGGAAATACCAACAGCAACAAGGTCGGTaatggtggtggaggaggaggagacaaCGGAGGAGTGGGCAGTTTCTTCGGTCCCGGCGGTGTAGGAGGATTTGGAATTCCAGGATTCAGTAACGGTTGGGACAACGGTGGCGTCGGCGGAGGCTACGGTGCTGGCTATGGGGGTCCCGGTGGTGGTTACTCTAAGGGTGGTGTTATACGCCCCACCGTGGTGTGCAAGGAACGTGGACCTTGTTATAAGAAGAAGCTCACGTGCCCAGCTAAGTGCTTCACCTCCTACAGTCACTCTGGCAAGAATGGTGGaagtggcggtggcggtggcggttgTACCATCGACTGCAAGAAGAAGTGTACTGCTTACTGTTAA
- the LOC122094241 gene encoding pathogen-related protein-like — protein sequence MGTEALGVKGDKYRSHINGEGEKNTKWSLGAPPTYDVVNKLFEEDRFKEWPTGSIEERLQNLIKTFEMELFHKICPDDNKTMNTQKFTLTINGGKPMSLEEIGKVGGYRAFWQTSLGDRLRAYDPSSETPESYQETFKTTFPRGFALEILQVYSGPPVIAYKFRHWGYMEGPFKNHPPTGEKVELYGVGIVEVDESMLIEKVEFFYDAGELLAGLLKGPILEGFGYDTSPNSSLGCPFLKGV from the exons ATGGGTACCGAGGCACTTGGGGTGAAGGGAGATAAGTACAGATCCCACATTAAtggggaaggagagaagaataCTAAATGGAGTTTGGGTGCTCCTCCTACCTATGATGTTGTCAACAAGCTCTTTGAAGAAGACCGATTTAAG GAGTGGCCCACTGGATCCATTGAAGAAAGACTGCAAAATCTCATTAAAACATTTGAAATGGAGCTCTTCCATAAGATTTGCCCAGATGATAACAAAACAATGAACACTCAAAAGTTTACTCTCACCATCAATG GAGGGAAACCCATGTCTCTTGAGGAGATTGGAAAGGTTGGAGGCTATAGGGCATTCTGGCAAACCTCCTTAGGAGACCGTTTACGTGCCTATGACCCATCTAGTGAGACACCTGAGTCATACCAGGAGACATTCAAAACAACATTCCCTCGTGGTTTTGCCTTGGAAATCCTTCAGGTTTATTCAGGTCCTCCAGTGATTGCCTACAAGTTCAGACATTGGGGTTACATGGAAGGTCCTTTCAAAAACCATCCTCCTACTGGTGAGAAAGTAGAATTGTATGGAGTAGGCATCGTTGAG GTTGATGAATCAATGCTAAttgagaaggtggagttcttcTATGATGCTGGAGAATTGCTAGCTGGTCTTCTCAAAGGTCCTATTTTAGAGGGATTTGGATATGACACCTCGCCAAATTCATCTCTTGGTTGCCCTTTCCTGAAAGGAGTGTAG